Proteins from one Pontibacter korlensis genomic window:
- a CDS encoding DUF5011 domain-containing protein, with amino-acid sequence MKTENRTFITVLLSLASIFLLGCEKDDETANISFVTTYPEFEMTGDRYMSVVQGETYNEPGVIATEGGQEIPVTTSGEVDTSTPGVYDITYSATNSDNFSGSVTRTVAVLPEPEQEGVNISGSYVRSGVTATVTKLAPGFYRMSNVWGPSLIPSYLITTNGTDITLPGSALSGFGPVEGTGTLDGGVLVLLVTLPNYGIVDNRRQWERQ; translated from the coding sequence ATGAAAACTGAAAATAGAACCTTCATTACAGTCTTGCTGTCCTTAGCTTCGATCTTTTTGCTTGGTTGCGAGAAAGATGATGAAACGGCTAACATTTCCTTTGTAACCACCTATCCTGAGTTTGAAATGACTGGAGACAGGTACATGTCTGTAGTACAGGGAGAAACATATAACGAGCCCGGTGTAATAGCTACAGAAGGAGGCCAGGAAATACCTGTTACAACCTCAGGGGAGGTAGATACCAGCACGCCAGGTGTGTATGATATCACCTACAGTGCCACTAACTCTGACAATTTCTCAGGATCTGTTACCCGTACAGTGGCTGTGCTGCCTGAGCCTGAGCAGGAAGGGGTAAATATTTCTGGCTCCTATGTTAGAAGTGGTGTAACAGCAACTGTTACCAAACTAGCACCAGGTTTCTACCGCATGTCAAATGTTTGGGGTCCTAGCCTTATACCTTCTTACCTTATCACGACCAATGGTACTGACATCACGTTGCCTGGTTCAGCACTGAGTGGTTTTGGGCCGGTAGAAGGTACTGGTACTCTCGATGGAGGAGTATTAGTACTACTGGTTACATTGCCAAACTATGGTATAGTAGACAATCGCAGACAATGGGAACGGCAATAG
- a CDS encoding SusD/RagB family nutrient-binding outer membrane lipoprotein codes for MKRTYIKALAVLLAFSLGSTACEDYLDINVDPNNPPTSTPELTLPAGQGELAYVLGNQFQFMGNFFAQHWTQAGAANQYCDLELYQITSSDYDARVWGELYAGALNDFLFVSQQAAEEGDLGAQAIGEIMQVYTMQVITDAWGDVPYTASLAGLENANPEYQPQEEIYDGLIDQLNTALALIDEGGSTDIGASDLVYGGDLDLWRRFANTLKLRIYLRQAYVRPEVAQSGIQEMYASGAQFLQMGETGDVEFADQTQNRNPFYQTQVVFRGGVDVVASNTALNYLQETGDPRIDQFYAPAQTGPNAGSFVGVDQGVECTPERTGNQSNTVSKPGPAVASPATAVPFISAAESYFLQAEAVARGWTGAAGGDASELYAQGIRASFDYLGEDVSQVDQLLQQEAVAYPTGGSVEEQVEQIITQKWLSFNGVQGFEAWTEVRRTGYPSFIEPSAASTLGTDLIPKRLVYPNTEAIRNQNYPGLVEISVPVWWDVKD; via the coding sequence ATGAAAAGAACATATATAAAAGCTCTTGCTGTACTACTTGCCTTCTCTCTCGGCTCTACAGCTTGCGAAGACTACCTCGATATTAACGTTGACCCCAACAACCCTCCAACCTCCACGCCTGAGCTGACACTTCCGGCGGGGCAGGGGGAACTAGCTTACGTGCTGGGAAACCAGTTCCAGTTTATGGGTAACTTCTTTGCCCAACACTGGACCCAAGCTGGAGCCGCTAACCAATACTGCGACCTGGAACTCTACCAAATTACCTCATCCGACTATGATGCACGGGTTTGGGGCGAGTTATATGCTGGCGCGTTAAACGACTTCCTGTTTGTATCTCAGCAGGCAGCGGAAGAAGGAGATCTTGGAGCTCAGGCAATTGGTGAAATAATGCAGGTATACACGATGCAGGTGATTACAGATGCCTGGGGTGATGTGCCTTATACTGCTTCTCTGGCCGGCCTGGAAAACGCCAATCCAGAATACCAACCGCAGGAGGAAATTTATGATGGCCTGATAGATCAATTGAATACAGCGCTGGCTTTAATAGATGAAGGCGGCAGTACCGATATTGGAGCTTCTGACCTGGTTTATGGAGGAGACTTGGATCTGTGGCGCAGGTTTGCCAATACACTTAAGCTCAGGATTTACCTTCGCCAGGCATATGTTAGGCCAGAGGTAGCTCAGAGTGGCATTCAGGAGATGTATGCAAGTGGTGCCCAGTTCCTGCAAATGGGTGAAACAGGCGATGTGGAGTTTGCAGACCAGACACAGAACCGTAACCCATTCTACCAGACACAGGTGGTGTTTAGAGGTGGGGTAGACGTGGTAGCGAGCAACACAGCTCTGAATTATCTGCAAGAGACTGGTGATCCACGCATAGATCAATTTTATGCTCCGGCACAAACAGGCCCCAACGCAGGTAGCTTTGTAGGTGTAGATCAAGGGGTAGAATGTACCCCTGAAAGAACCGGTAACCAATCAAACACCGTATCGAAGCCAGGTCCTGCAGTTGCAAGTCCTGCCACAGCAGTGCCTTTTATTTCAGCAGCCGAAAGCTACTTCTTACAGGCCGAGGCAGTAGCAAGAGGTTGGACAGGTGCCGCAGGCGGCGATGCCAGCGAGCTCTATGCACAGGGTATTAGAGCCTCTTTTGACTACCTAGGGGAAGATGTGTCGCAGGTAGACCAACTGCTACAACAAGAAGCAGTTGCTTATCCTACAGGTGGTTCTGTAGAAGAGCAGGTAGAACAAATCATTACCCAAAAATGGTTGTCCTTTAACGGTGTGCAAGGCTTTGAAGCCTGGACTGAGGTGAGACGAACAGGCTATCCGAGCTTTATTGAGCCCTCAGCTGCTTCTACTCTTGGTACTGACCTTATTCCAAAACGCCTGGTGTATCCTAACACTGAGGCCATCCGAAATCAGAACTATCCGGGGTTAGTAGAAATCAGTGTGCCTGTATGGTGGGATGTGAAGGACTAA
- a CDS encoding TonB-dependent receptor: MPELVVALPAQSREATVSGTVRDSQTGEAVVGAAVQAARGNTGTSTDQNGFFKLSVPAGDNTLTITSLGFEKATIRFSGSGNVTLNVQLVRAAYQLSEVGVVGQKPAHDNIRSVQSGMASLSINTIKTVPAFLGEVDVVKSIKLLPGVSSVGEAATGFNVRGGSIDQNLVLLDNAPIFNTSHLFGFFSVFNPDAVEDVTLYRGGIPAQYGGRISSVLDVRQREGSVEDFALSGGFGLISARLAVEGPIVKGKTSFLVAGRSSYSDWLLRKMPDANIRNSQASFYDLSAKISHTFSEKDKLTLSGYRSSDRFGFSGDTLYNWTTNAATLKYTHLFNSSFFLDITGVVTGYTFKVESEELGNASEYSNGISLKSIDAAFSLAAGKHQINFGAMAMNYAFQQGELKPTSTDSEALPVQLQQEYALEGAVYWNDEVKLSPRLSFMYGLRYSYYANYGAGRVFQYQAGIPKKERTITDTLSYSGGEIIESYHGAEPRVSINYMLNERSAVKLGYNRHRQYVHLISNTTAVSPTDFWKSSNTYVRPQIGDQLSIGYFRNFRQSLIETSVEAYYKQIENILDYKNGANLYLNKTIEADLLSGKGRAYGVETSVSKTEGKLTGWLNYTYARTEISIQGATEEETVNRGEYYPASYDKPHTFNLVSSYELSKRWILSSNFTYSTGRPVTAPVSHYVIGDYIVPNFGDRNQYRIPDYHRLDLSLSLLPNKSKNRRWESTWNFSIYNVYGRKNPYSVFFKQVHGAPPRAYQLAVVGIPLPSISYDFRFR, encoded by the coding sequence ATGCCTGAGTTAGTAGTGGCTTTGCCTGCTCAAAGTAGAGAAGCTACTGTAAGTGGCACTGTGCGCGATAGCCAGACGGGAGAAGCTGTTGTTGGAGCCGCTGTGCAAGCAGCAAGAGGCAACACAGGCACCTCTACAGACCAAAACGGTTTCTTCAAGCTATCTGTGCCAGCCGGAGACAACACACTCACAATAACTTCTTTAGGTTTTGAGAAGGCAACTATCAGGTTTAGCGGGAGTGGGAATGTTACGCTGAATGTGCAACTCGTGCGTGCTGCGTACCAGCTATCGGAGGTGGGCGTAGTGGGGCAAAAGCCTGCGCACGATAACATCAGAAGTGTGCAAAGCGGCATGGCAAGCCTAAGTATAAATACAATCAAAACAGTACCTGCCTTTTTAGGGGAGGTGGATGTGGTGAAAAGTATTAAGCTGCTTCCTGGTGTTAGTTCTGTGGGTGAAGCAGCCACGGGCTTCAATGTACGGGGCGGAAGTATAGATCAGAACCTGGTGCTACTGGATAATGCGCCCATCTTCAACACCTCTCACTTGTTTGGATTCTTCTCTGTGTTTAACCCGGATGCAGTAGAGGATGTGACACTTTACCGTGGTGGGATACCGGCACAGTATGGCGGGCGCATTTCATCTGTGCTGGATGTGAGGCAGCGGGAGGGAAGTGTAGAGGACTTTGCGCTAAGTGGTGGGTTTGGCCTTATATCTGCCAGGTTAGCAGTGGAAGGACCAATCGTAAAAGGCAAGACTTCTTTCCTGGTTGCTGGCAGAAGCTCTTATTCTGATTGGCTACTGCGCAAAATGCCGGATGCAAACATACGCAATAGCCAGGCTTCTTTTTATGACCTCTCAGCAAAGATAAGCCACACATTCAGCGAAAAAGACAAACTAACGCTCTCCGGGTACAGAAGCAGTGACAGATTCGGGTTCTCTGGAGACACGCTCTACAACTGGACCACTAATGCTGCTACTCTTAAGTACACGCACCTCTTCAACAGCAGCTTCTTTTTAGATATCACAGGCGTAGTAACAGGTTATACTTTCAAGGTAGAGTCGGAGGAGTTAGGCAATGCCTCTGAGTACAGCAATGGTATCAGCCTAAAAAGTATAGATGCTGCTTTTTCACTAGCCGCTGGCAAGCATCAGATAAACTTTGGTGCCATGGCGATGAACTATGCTTTTCAACAAGGCGAACTAAAACCTACGTCAACCGATTCGGAGGCCTTGCCAGTACAGTTGCAGCAGGAGTATGCTTTGGAAGGTGCCGTTTACTGGAATGATGAAGTAAAACTCTCGCCCAGGCTATCGTTTATGTATGGTCTTCGGTACTCCTATTACGCTAACTATGGTGCAGGGCGTGTATTCCAGTATCAGGCGGGTATACCCAAAAAAGAGCGTACTATAACCGATACACTAAGCTATAGTGGTGGGGAGATAATAGAGAGTTATCATGGGGCGGAGCCGCGTGTCTCAATCAACTACATGCTTAACGAGCGAAGTGCTGTAAAGCTGGGCTACAACCGCCACAGGCAATACGTTCACCTTATCTCTAACACTACAGCTGTATCGCCTACAGACTTCTGGAAAAGCAGTAACACCTACGTCAGACCCCAAATTGGCGACCAACTCAGCATAGGCTACTTCCGCAACTTTAGGCAAAGCTTGATTGAAACCTCCGTGGAAGCATATTATAAGCAGATAGAAAACATACTGGACTATAAAAACGGCGCCAACTTATACTTAAACAAGACCATTGAAGCCGACTTATTATCAGGTAAAGGCAGGGCTTATGGAGTGGAAACGAGTGTAAGCAAAACAGAAGGAAAACTAACGGGCTGGCTAAATTACACCTACGCCCGAACAGAAATCTCTATACAGGGAGCCACTGAAGAAGAAACTGTAAATAGAGGCGAATATTACCCCGCCAGTTACGATAAGCCACACACATTTAACCTTGTCAGCAGCTATGAGCTGAGCAAACGTTGGATACTTTCATCCAACTTTACTTACAGCACCGGCAGGCCTGTTACGGCACCAGTATCGCACTATGTAATTGGCGACTACATTGTGCCAAACTTCGGAGACCGCAATCAATACCGCATCCCGGATTATCATCGCCTGGACCTGTCCTTGTCCCTGCTGCCAAATAAGTCTAAGAATAGGAGGTGGGAGAGCACCTGGAACTTCTCTATCTACAATGTGTACGGGCGCAAAAATCCTTACTCGGTATTCTTTAAACAAGTACACGGGGCTCCGCCAAGAGCTTATCAGTTAGCTGTAGTCGGCATACCACTGCCTTCTATTTCCTATGACTTTAGATTCCGCTAA
- a CDS encoding lipid-binding protein: MKLKYTLLLTLFLSLGFLTSCDDDDEEEIAYTATYPISGDWSVTFSIETAPGQFEPLVEHTEVLIYNTAANVPTEVWIDDEGHFWDFKVRTPININNLTFGGENLENMSYNSQVTVTDGQVFLNAVEVNNIMRDSIYFRVSFSDDEEPFGTIYHVYGHRSTGFE; encoded by the coding sequence ATGAAACTGAAATATACTTTACTACTGACCTTGTTCTTGTCTCTTGGATTTTTAACCTCCTGCGATGACGATGATGAAGAGGAGATTGCATATACTGCCACGTACCCCATCTCAGGCGACTGGTCTGTAACCTTCAGCATAGAAACAGCCCCTGGTCAGTTTGAGCCTTTGGTGGAGCATACAGAAGTGTTGATTTATAACACGGCTGCGAATGTGCCTACCGAAGTATGGATAGACGACGAAGGCCACTTCTGGGATTTTAAGGTTAGAACTCCTATCAACATCAACAACCTGACATTTGGAGGAGAGAACCTGGAGAATATGTCCTACAACTCACAGGTTACCGTTACGGATGGGCAAGTATTTCTAAATGCTGTGGAGGTAAATAACATCATGCGAGACAGTATCTACTTCAGGGTATCATTTAGTGATGACGAAGAACCTTTTGGCACAATCTACCACGTGTACGGCCACAGAAGTACCGGATTTGAATAA
- a CDS encoding DUF4249 domain-containing protein, protein MKKLLHIALMAVLLLISSCIDPLDLNIGASAEQLVVDGVITNEPGPYTVLLSRSKPYDSFADSWSAAEPGATVVISDNQGNQETFTETAPGVYQTSAGGMQGQVGHTYTLSIQTRDGKQYTSSPETLLPVPQIDSLYFAVRPQQVLNEEDVEETIYMVDVLADAQDPAQEKNYYLWQWQGTFRVSTQPWDYSEKVRGIRVPMPKDCCEVCWVTNSTNRVNVQDDRLINGGKINRHVVTQIPVTEQAFGTKYHIEVRQTSISEAAYDYWRILKAQIENGGSIQDPPPATIVGNITNVNNPDERVLGFFGASAVVKGSLFINREDLGVRVGMYIFPDDCRVLTNSTTEQPDFW, encoded by the coding sequence ATGAAGAAGCTTCTCCACATCGCTTTAATGGCAGTATTGCTTTTGATAAGCAGCTGTATAGACCCTCTGGATCTAAATATAGGTGCCAGTGCAGAACAACTGGTGGTTGATGGAGTGATTACAAATGAACCCGGACCTTACACCGTGCTGCTAAGCAGAAGCAAACCCTACGATTCCTTTGCAGATAGCTGGAGTGCTGCAGAGCCTGGCGCTACAGTCGTGATATCGGATAACCAGGGGAACCAGGAAACTTTTACCGAAACAGCACCCGGAGTATACCAGACGAGTGCAGGTGGTATGCAGGGGCAGGTTGGACACACTTATACTTTGAGCATCCAGACAAGAGACGGAAAGCAGTATACTTCGTCACCGGAAACGCTGCTGCCGGTGCCCCAGATAGACAGCTTATACTTTGCAGTGCGGCCACAGCAGGTTTTAAATGAGGAAGACGTGGAGGAAACGATATACATGGTAGATGTTTTGGCAGATGCACAGGACCCGGCCCAGGAGAAGAACTATTACCTGTGGCAGTGGCAAGGCACTTTCAGGGTAAGTACACAGCCTTGGGATTATTCAGAAAAAGTTAGAGGAATACGGGTGCCGATGCCAAAGGACTGTTGCGAGGTATGCTGGGTTACCAATTCCACCAACAGGGTAAATGTGCAGGACGACCGGCTTATTAACGGTGGCAAGATCAACAGGCATGTGGTGACGCAGATTCCGGTAACGGAGCAGGCTTTTGGTACCAAATATCATATAGAGGTAAGGCAAACCTCCATTTCAGAGGCTGCTTATGATTACTGGCGCATTCTAAAAGCACAGATAGAGAACGGTGGAAGTATACAGGATCCGCCACCAGCTACTATTGTTGGTAACATTACAAATGTAAACAACCCGGATGAGAGGGTGCTAGGTTTTTTCGGGGCATCTGCTGTGGTGAAAGGTAGTCTGTTCATCAACCGGGAAGATCTTGGGGTAAGAGTAGGGATGTACATCTTTCCGGATGACTGCCGGGTTTTAACGAACAGTACAACAGAGCAGCCTGACTTCTGGTAA
- a CDS encoding DUF5687 family protein has protein sequence MLLTLLNHQWKSRYRSSVFQKSLALNIIMGLLILYFGGIFLILGFTLHKVLAELFPGQSPVAVFNGALLFYFLIDLFLRFLMQELPVLSVQPYLHLPVRKAKLIHFVLLKSVPSMFNFICLLVFVPFMVTAVIPFYNPGAATAWLISLMGLTCFNNFLLIYFKRQLSTKPVLTLLFGIIVAGLVGLDYFGVFSLVAVSKAVFGTILQQPWLVVVPMLLLAAAYLLNYYYLKAHTYPEELTVRQNIQVEGKGIVFLSRFGELGKLVELELKLIWRHKRSKSLVTMSVIFLLYGFLFYRGERYMEGFVGLIFVGIMMTGMSMFSYGQFIPSWQSGHFDAILTRRISPYQFYAAKFWIFVPVATLAYLVTLPYGFFGYKIILINTAAFLFNIGVNVFILFFFSVYNTSRLDLSKSSAFNWQGVGASVYIMMLPVMILPILIYLPFGLLDVPYMGVAAIGLIGLIGFSFQRQLLQWTANRFVQHKYKLASGFRHD, from the coding sequence ATGCTTCTGACCCTACTCAACCACCAGTGGAAATCAAGGTACCGCTCCTCGGTCTTTCAAAAGAGCCTGGCGCTTAACATTATCATGGGCTTGCTGATTCTCTATTTCGGCGGCATTTTCCTGATTTTAGGATTTACCTTGCATAAAGTACTGGCTGAGTTGTTTCCAGGGCAATCGCCTGTTGCTGTTTTTAATGGAGCGTTGTTGTTCTACTTCCTCATCGACCTGTTCTTACGCTTCCTGATGCAGGAGTTACCCGTATTGTCAGTACAGCCATACCTGCATTTGCCTGTCAGAAAGGCTAAGCTAATACACTTTGTGCTGCTAAAGTCAGTGCCGAGTATGTTTAACTTTATCTGTCTGCTGGTTTTTGTGCCTTTTATGGTGACGGCGGTGATACCTTTTTATAACCCAGGGGCGGCTACTGCCTGGTTGATATCTCTGATGGGACTCACATGCTTCAACAACTTTCTGCTGATTTATTTTAAGCGGCAGCTTAGCACCAAGCCTGTACTTACTTTACTGTTCGGAATAATTGTGGCTGGTCTGGTGGGGCTGGATTACTTTGGTGTCTTTTCGCTGGTTGCTGTATCAAAAGCTGTGTTTGGTACCATACTGCAACAGCCCTGGCTGGTAGTAGTGCCAATGCTGCTGCTAGCAGCAGCTTACCTGCTAAACTACTATTACCTGAAGGCACACACGTACCCAGAGGAGCTGACAGTGCGGCAAAACATACAAGTAGAGGGTAAAGGAATTGTCTTCCTGAGTCGCTTTGGGGAGCTTGGGAAGCTGGTAGAACTGGAGCTGAAGCTTATCTGGCGACACAAGCGCTCAAAATCGCTTGTTACTATGTCCGTTATTTTCCTGCTTTATGGCTTCTTGTTTTACAGGGGCGAGAGGTACATGGAAGGCTTTGTCGGACTTATCTTTGTGGGCATCATGATGACGGGCATGTCCATGTTCAGCTACGGTCAGTTTATACCGAGCTGGCAGAGCGGCCACTTCGATGCCATACTTACACGGCGTATTTCACCTTACCAGTTTTACGCTGCTAAGTTCTGGATTTTTGTGCCGGTTGCTACACTGGCATACCTGGTTACACTTCCTTACGGGTTCTTCGGGTATAAAATTATCCTCATCAACACAGCCGCTTTCCTGTTCAATATTGGGGTGAACGTGTTTATACTTTTCTTTTTCTCAGTTTACAACACCAGCCGCCTCGACTTAAGTAAAAGCTCGGCCTTTAACTGGCAGGGCGTAGGTGCATCTGTATACATTATGATGCTGCCAGTCATGATTTTGCCTATTCTGATTTACCTACCCTTTGGGTTACTGGATGTACCGTACATGGGTGTTGCAGCCATAGGCCTCATTGGCTTGATAGGCTTCTCTTTTCAAAGGCAGCTACTGCAGTGGACTGCGAATCGGTTTGTACAGCACAAGTATAAGTTAGCTAGCGGATTCCGGCATGATTAG
- the yidD gene encoding membrane protein insertion efficiency factor YidD has protein sequence MIWILKKLVLALVWVYQHMISPLTPAACRYTPTCSQYAVDAVNKYGPFKGGWMALKRIGRCHPWGGSGYDPVK, from the coding sequence ATGATCTGGATACTTAAAAAGCTGGTACTGGCACTGGTGTGGGTGTATCAACACATGATTTCACCACTAACGCCTGCCGCCTGCCGCTATACCCCCACCTGCTCACAATACGCCGTAGATGCCGTGAATAAGTATGGGCCTTTCAAAGGGGGCTGGATGGCGTTGAAACGGATCGGCCGTTGCCACCCTTGGGGCGGGAGTGGGTATGACCCGGTGAAGTAA
- a CDS encoding S46 family peptidase, with amino-acid sequence MLKRILSLLLLVSLSVPFAAKADEGMWLPMLIKRLNYTDMQKQGLQLTAEEIYSVNNSSLKDAIVQFGGFCTGEFISPEGLLLTNHHCGYGQIQSHSTTEHDYLTDGFWATSKDQELPNEGLFVDILHYMDDVTGKVLEGIDNNMPEEQRAQLIAQRTQALAKEASENGKYVTYVRDFFNGNEFYLFVYNRYSDVRLVGAPPSSIGKFGGDTDNWMWPRHTGDFSMFRVYMAPDGSPASYSKENVPYKPAHHLPINIGDKEPGDFAMVFGFPGRTKRFMTSHGLKLEVNQLNKSRIKLREKKLNLWKEDMDKDPATRIKYASKYASTSNYYKYSIGQNEGIKRMRTIEGKIVDEDKFQAWANADAQRKATYGNVLSDIADAYATIEKYNLGAVYLNEAVLGTESLLMAYRLTPVYNALKSGNKAAAQKAAEDVQPRVDAFFKDYYMPADKKVFAALMKYYYEDIAKDQQPEAFKNMVRKFNGNFEKLADHVYSNSIVVNEQKLNSFLKNPTQKALDNDPAFQIVNSIIDNYRNNIAPKLAESEAKLAKANRLYVAGLRLMNPDKVYYPDANSTIRLSYGSVKDYSPQDGVLYNYYTTLDGVMAKEDPNNEEFVVPAKLKQLYETKDYGRYANSKGELVTDFITDNDITGGNSGSPVINGKGELIGLAFDGNWEAMTGDLVYDPDYKRCINMDSRYLLFLIDKFAGATNLIHEMTIVDGNSPGAGDAAKAEASTPQAELLNAAVEEAQQNLKQGKNEFKINKKKGDVKLKLQIKD; translated from the coding sequence ATGTTAAAAAGAATCCTTTCACTCTTACTTTTAGTCTCGCTGAGCGTGCCGTTCGCGGCCAAGGCGGATGAAGGTATGTGGCTGCCGATGCTTATAAAGCGTCTGAATTATACAGACATGCAGAAGCAGGGACTCCAGCTTACAGCTGAAGAAATTTACTCTGTTAACAACTCAAGCCTGAAGGATGCCATCGTACAGTTTGGTGGTTTCTGTACAGGTGAATTCATCTCACCTGAAGGCCTGCTTTTAACCAATCATCACTGCGGTTACGGGCAGATTCAGTCGCATTCTACGACTGAGCATGACTACCTGACCGACGGCTTCTGGGCTACATCTAAAGACCAGGAGTTGCCAAACGAAGGCCTCTTTGTAGATATCCTGCACTACATGGACGACGTGACCGGCAAAGTGCTGGAAGGCATAGACAACAACATGCCGGAAGAGCAGCGTGCCCAACTGATTGCGCAGCGTACACAGGCATTGGCTAAAGAAGCCTCTGAGAACGGCAAGTACGTAACCTATGTACGCGACTTCTTCAATGGCAATGAGTTCTACCTGTTTGTGTACAACCGCTACAGCGACGTGCGCCTTGTAGGTGCTCCGCCTTCATCTATCGGTAAGTTTGGTGGCGACACCGACAACTGGATGTGGCCTCGCCACACTGGTGACTTCTCTATGTTCCGTGTGTACATGGCTCCAGACGGTTCACCAGCTAGCTACAGCAAAGAGAACGTACCTTACAAGCCTGCACACCACCTGCCAATCAACATCGGCGATAAAGAACCTGGCGATTTCGCCATGGTATTTGGTTTCCCGGGCCGTACGAAGCGTTTCATGACATCGCATGGCCTGAAACTGGAAGTTAACCAGCTGAACAAGTCACGTATTAAACTGCGCGAGAAGAAGCTAAACCTTTGGAAAGAAGACATGGATAAAGATCCGGCTACGCGCATTAAGTATGCCTCTAAGTATGCCTCTACTTCCAACTACTACAAGTACTCTATCGGCCAGAACGAAGGTATTAAGCGTATGCGTACCATCGAGGGCAAGATTGTGGACGAGGATAAATTCCAAGCTTGGGCTAATGCCGACGCTCAGCGTAAAGCTACTTATGGCAATGTGCTAAGCGATATTGCAGACGCCTATGCTACTATAGAGAAATATAATCTGGGTGCTGTATACCTGAACGAGGCTGTACTGGGTACTGAGTCGCTGCTGATGGCTTACCGCCTGACGCCAGTGTACAACGCGCTGAAGTCTGGCAACAAAGCTGCCGCTCAGAAAGCAGCTGAAGATGTACAGCCACGCGTGGACGCCTTCTTTAAGGACTACTACATGCCAGCTGATAAGAAAGTGTTTGCTGCGCTGATGAAGTACTACTACGAAGACATCGCCAAAGACCAGCAGCCAGAAGCTTTCAAGAACATGGTGAGGAAATTCAACGGCAACTTTGAAAAGCTTGCTGACCATGTTTACAGCAACTCAATTGTAGTAAACGAGCAAAAACTGAATAGCTTCCTGAAGAACCCAACTCAGAAGGCACTGGACAATGACCCGGCTTTCCAGATCGTGAATTCCATCATTGATAACTACAGAAACAACATTGCTCCAAAACTTGCTGAAAGCGAGGCGAAATTGGCAAAAGCTAACCGTCTGTATGTAGCTGGTCTGCGCTTGATGAACCCAGACAAAGTATACTATCCTGATGCAAATTCAACTATCCGCCTGAGCTACGGTAGTGTTAAGGACTATAGCCCACAGGATGGTGTGCTGTATAACTACTACACTACTTTGGATGGTGTGATGGCCAAAGAAGACCCAAACAATGAGGAGTTTGTGGTCCCAGCAAAACTGAAGCAACTGTATGAGACCAAAGATTATGGCCGTTATGCAAACTCTAAAGGTGAACTGGTTACTGACTTTATTACCGACAACGATATTACAGGTGGTAACTCTGGCTCTCCGGTAATCAACGGTAAAGGTGAGTTGATCGGTCTGGCCTTTGATGGTAACTGGGAAGCCATGACAGGTGACTTAGTATATGACCCGGACTACAAGCGTTGCATCAACATGGACTCTCGTTACCTGCTGTTCCTTATCGACAAGTTTGCAGGTGCCACAAACCTGATCCATGAAATGACCATTGTGGATGGCAATAGCCCAGGCGCTGGCGATGCTGCCAAAGCCGAAGCAAGCACACCACAGGCAGAACTTCTGAATGCCGCCGTAGAAGAAGCACAACAGAACCTAAAGCAAGGCAAAAACGAGTTCAAGATCAATAAAAAGAAAGGTGACGTGAAGCTAAAACTTCAGATAAAAGACTAA
- a CDS encoding SDR family NAD(P)-dependent oxidoreductase yields the protein MEIDLNEKVALVTGGSKGIGKGIAEALAAAGANVVICARNQQELEQTASEIADKTGARVVAITADVTNQQDVERLVQQTLEQVGEVNILVNNAGGIGKTGTFDEVEVEVYEQLYDLNVVSMVRLTKAVLPAMRSKKWGRIINISSENGLQPYPDMLPYDMTKAAIINFSKGLSKELGEHGILVNTVSPAFITTPLVDQMLQGQAEKAGITKEQAEKDFLEQKRPDLVLKRAGTIEEVGAAVAFLASDQASFITGTNLRVDGGSVSSI from the coding sequence ATGGAAATCGATTTGAATGAGAAAGTGGCGCTGGTAACTGGCGGCAGTAAAGGTATAGGCAAAGGTATAGCAGAAGCGTTGGCAGCTGCCGGAGCCAATGTGGTTATCTGTGCCAGAAACCAGCAGGAGCTGGAGCAGACTGCCTCAGAAATAGCTGATAAAACTGGTGCCAGGGTAGTAGCGATAACCGCTGATGTAACAAACCAGCAGGATGTAGAGCGGCTTGTACAGCAGACCCTGGAGCAGGTTGGCGAGGTAAACATTTTGGTTAACAATGCTGGCGGTATAGGTAAAACCGGCACTTTCGACGAGGTAGAAGTTGAAGTGTACGAGCAGCTTTATGACCTGAATGTTGTGTCGATGGTGCGTTTAACTAAGGCGGTATTGCCAGCTATGAGAAGTAAGAAGTGGGGACGCATTATCAATATCTCCTCTGAGAATGGCCTGCAACCTTACCCCGACATGCTGCCTTACGACATGACCAAAGCTGCTATCATCAACTTCAGCAAAGGATTATCGAAGGAGCTGGGGGAGCATGGAATATTGGTAAACACGGTGTCGCCGGCATTTATTACCACACCGCTGGTAGACCAGATGCTACAGGGGCAGGCTGAGAAAGCCGGTATTACTAAAGAACAAGCCGAGAAAGATTTTCTGGAGCAGAAGCGCCCTGACCTGGTGCTGAAACGTGCTGGTACTATCGAGGAGGTAGGTGCAGCGGTAGCATTTTTAGCTTCAGATCAGGCTTCATTTATTACAGGCACTAACCTGCGTGTGGATGGAGGGTCTGTTTCTTCTATTTAA